The Halarchaeum grantii genome includes a window with the following:
- a CDS encoding DUF4212 domain-containing protein yields the protein MTDKANHDTSDRADAEPDGGAVASETQAHSETDYLTSEVNLLRPSTPFMRDHLRVIWTGFVAWAVIVFGPVTLTAVAPGAMTSTMPVLGFPIHYFLVAVGAPGGALVLAFWYARKRDELDEKYGIDHGGAAE from the coding sequence ATGACAGACAAAGCCAATCACGACACGTCCGACCGTGCCGACGCCGAACCGGACGGCGGCGCGGTCGCGAGCGAGACACAGGCGCACAGCGAGACAGATTACCTCACGTCGGAGGTGAACCTCCTCCGGCCGAGCACGCCGTTCATGCGCGACCACCTGCGCGTCATCTGGACCGGGTTCGTCGCATGGGCCGTCATCGTCTTCGGCCCCGTGACGCTCACCGCCGTCGCGCCCGGCGCGATGACGTCCACGATGCCCGTCCTCGGCTTCCCCATCCACTACTTCCTCGTCGCCGTCGGCGCACCGGGTGGTGCGCTCGTCCTCGCGTTCTGGTACGCGCGCAAGCGTGACGAACTCGACGAGAAGTACGGTATCGACCACGGAGGGGCAGCCGAATGA
- a CDS encoding DUF5806 family protein: MTEQGGDEDDAEPEGDAADATTEATPGVPEDVQKYDRFKKMDGAQYERVNEFLRDRTYITAREWAIARLCADFRTETGVEMTKIGENLPDLVPFMTDTYTPQAVNQARASFEDKVTTAGATFLYGAMSDFFTADELDDVMYEATEVAKFLLEVEGVELSVEEELDAEDRISEVMRDVREASDELRHSEATCPNCGHEMSGDAGHADD; the protein is encoded by the coding sequence ATGACCGAGCAGGGCGGCGACGAGGACGACGCCGAACCCGAGGGCGACGCGGCCGACGCCACGACCGAGGCGACGCCGGGCGTCCCCGAGGACGTCCAGAAGTACGACCGCTTCAAGAAGATGGACGGCGCGCAGTACGAGCGCGTGAACGAGTTCCTGCGCGACCGGACGTACATCACCGCCCGCGAGTGGGCGATCGCGCGCCTGTGTGCGGACTTCCGGACGGAGACGGGCGTCGAGATGACGAAGATCGGCGAGAACCTCCCCGACCTCGTCCCGTTCATGACGGACACCTACACGCCCCAAGCGGTGAACCAAGCGCGCGCGTCGTTCGAGGACAAGGTGACGACGGCGGGCGCGACGTTCCTCTACGGCGCGATGAGCGACTTCTTCACGGCGGACGAACTCGACGACGTGATGTACGAGGCGACGGAGGTCGCGAAGTTCCTCCTCGAAGTCGAGGGCGTCGAGCTCTCCGTCGAGGAGGAACTCGACGCGGAGGACCGCATCTCCGAGGTGATGCGCGACGTCCGGGAGGCGAGCGACGAACTCCGGCACTCGGAGGCGACGTGTCCGAACTGCGGGCACGAGATGAGCGGCGACGCCGGCCACGCGGACGACTGA
- a CDS encoding DHH family phosphoesterase: MEDWVIDDDTLSLERKSRLPGRGFFVPDDVSAAQEDEEIRARVEDADVIVVTDPDADGLACAAIVRAVHGDAAVVPAGPHNLEDGLERAAEYGPKGATVYVCDLCPDRYEYVADELERLVSHAGAVHWYDHHQWTDDAMERVRAAGVDLVVGESDEECTADVAVRAIDAEIPRHLAELAAVTRDHDLWIKEDPRSDDLADYSHWSDDEEYVETVREHGPDLPQEVMAFLEEERVEKQALIEKATERAELLTLEAGGEDLTVGVTYGRCSQNEVAENLREQGADAAVVVKPAGSASIRGSEGFERCHEVARQVNGGGHPRAAGCKPDIYDDMLDYAHHWSTGGAVTKQVILAAFRALDEEPADADEDDE, encoded by the coding sequence ATGGAAGACTGGGTCATCGACGACGACACCCTCTCGCTCGAACGGAAGTCCCGCCTCCCCGGGCGGGGGTTCTTCGTCCCCGACGACGTCTCCGCCGCCCAAGAGGACGAGGAGATCCGCGCGCGCGTCGAGGACGCGGACGTCATCGTCGTGACGGACCCGGACGCCGACGGCCTCGCCTGTGCCGCCATCGTTCGCGCCGTCCACGGTGACGCCGCCGTCGTCCCTGCGGGCCCGCACAACCTCGAGGACGGCCTCGAACGCGCCGCCGAGTACGGTCCGAAGGGCGCGACCGTCTACGTCTGCGACCTCTGCCCCGACCGCTACGAGTACGTCGCGGACGAACTCGAGCGCCTCGTCTCGCACGCGGGCGCCGTCCACTGGTACGACCACCACCAGTGGACCGACGACGCGATGGAGCGCGTCCGCGCCGCCGGCGTCGACCTCGTCGTCGGCGAATCCGACGAGGAGTGCACCGCCGACGTCGCCGTGCGCGCCATCGACGCCGAAATCCCGCGCCACCTCGCCGAACTCGCCGCCGTCACGCGCGACCACGACCTCTGGATCAAGGAGGACCCGCGCAGCGACGACCTCGCGGACTACTCCCACTGGAGCGACGACGAGGAGTACGTCGAGACCGTGCGCGAGCACGGCCCCGACCTCCCCCAAGAGGTCATGGCGTTCCTCGAGGAGGAGCGCGTCGAGAAGCAGGCGCTCATCGAGAAGGCGACCGAGCGCGCCGAACTCCTCACCCTCGAAGCCGGTGGCGAGGACCTCACCGTCGGCGTCACCTACGGGCGCTGCTCGCAGAACGAGGTCGCGGAGAACCTCCGCGAGCAGGGCGCGGACGCCGCCGTCGTCGTGAAACCCGCCGGCTCGGCCTCCATCCGCGGGAGCGAGGGCTTCGAGCGCTGCCACGAGGTCGCCCGACAGGTGAACGGCGGCGGCCATCCCCGCGCCGCCGGCTGTAAGCCCGACATCTACGACGACATGCTCGACTACGCCCACCACTGGTCGACCGGCGGCGCCGTCACGAAGCAGGTCATCCTCGCCGCGTTCCGCGCGCTCGACGAGGAACCCGCCGACGCCGACGAAGACGACGAATAA
- a CDS encoding universal stress protein, with translation MKVLLGIGGSDDSLEALDRTVERAVEAGDELTVAVLDNPESERSAEAVIEHATETVEDAGLDADVRHITGDPGSELVQLAEREAFDQVVLGGGERSPMGKIRLGHIAEFVLLNAPVTVTLVR, from the coding sequence ATGAAGGTGCTGCTGGGAATCGGCGGTAGCGACGACTCGCTCGAAGCCCTCGACCGGACGGTCGAGCGGGCCGTCGAGGCCGGTGACGAACTGACGGTCGCGGTGCTCGACAACCCCGAGAGCGAGCGCTCTGCGGAGGCGGTCATCGAGCACGCCACCGAGACCGTCGAGGACGCCGGCCTCGACGCCGACGTCCGACACATCACCGGCGATCCGGGAAGCGAACTCGTCCAACTCGCCGAGCGCGAGGCCTTCGATCAGGTCGTCCTCGGCGGCGGCGAACGCAGTCCCATGGGGAAGATCCGACTCGGCCACATCGCCGAGTTCGTCCTGCTGAACGCGCCCGTCACCGTCACGCTAGTCAGATGA
- a CDS encoding universal stress protein: MTLEVETVLVPVDGSEASGTAAEYAVAIAERYDADVHALFVLGDDVAREIETGEADEEAVADGHGAFLDDVRAYADDSVDVATSIMHGFSTTRKTHHPGSVILDCADDVGADFVVLPREGRSSADPPGAVLEKVAEYVLLYASQPVLSV, from the coding sequence ATGACCCTCGAAGTCGAGACGGTCCTCGTCCCCGTCGACGGGAGCGAGGCGTCCGGGACCGCCGCCGAGTACGCTGTCGCCATCGCGGAGCGCTACGACGCGGACGTCCACGCGCTCTTCGTCCTCGGTGACGACGTCGCGCGCGAGATAGAGACCGGCGAGGCCGACGAGGAGGCGGTCGCGGACGGCCACGGCGCGTTCCTCGACGACGTGCGCGCGTACGCGGACGACAGCGTGGACGTCGCCACGTCGATCATGCACGGCTTCTCGACGACGCGCAAGACCCACCACCCGGGGAGCGTCATCCTCGACTGCGCGGACGACGTCGGCGCGGACTTCGTCGTCCTCCCGCGCGAGGGGCGGTCGAGCGCGGATCCGCCGGGTGCCGTCCTCGAGAAGGTCGCGGAGTACGTGTTGCTCTACGCGAGTCAGCCCGTGCTCTCCGTCTGA
- a CDS encoding DUF5807 family protein, whose protein sequence is MTDRYTEFLAGERHDDVALYLTEAAVSNVERLADRDDAVATDDGVVLVVDGEKGRSVFKKTTGMDAMEFAQEAMGADGHVARDLAGGDCPEAGDGESHAVEFVFAFTEAQNEEVGGLYAEGAVVHAYAHCECGASYSERWLCEE, encoded by the coding sequence ATGACCGACAGGTACACCGAGTTCCTCGCGGGCGAGCGCCACGACGACGTCGCGCTCTACCTCACGGAGGCCGCCGTCTCGAACGTCGAGCGACTCGCCGACCGGGACGACGCCGTCGCCACCGATGACGGCGTCGTGCTCGTCGTGGACGGCGAGAAGGGCCGGAGCGTCTTCAAGAAGACCACGGGGATGGACGCGATGGAGTTCGCTCAGGAGGCGATGGGCGCGGACGGCCACGTCGCCCGTGACCTCGCGGGCGGCGACTGCCCGGAGGCCGGCGACGGCGAGAGCCACGCCGTCGAGTTCGTCTTCGCGTTCACGGAGGCGCAAAACGAGGAGGTCGGCGGCCTCTACGCCGAGGGCGCGGTCGTCCACGCCTACGCGCACTGCGAGTGCGGGGCGTCTTACTCGGAGCGCTGGCTCTGCGAGGAATAA
- a CDS encoding 30S ribosomal protein S6e, which yields MATFNVVVADPAEGTAHAVEIEGQDANRFIGREIGDEVDGGAVGLTGCTLEITGGSDEAGRPMRPGVAGSGLDDVLATGGVGYNPDRDGERRRISVRGREVSDATVQINVKVVETGEQSVAELLSEGEESEDDE from the coding sequence ATGGCTACGTTCAACGTCGTTGTTGCCGACCCCGCCGAGGGGACGGCGCACGCCGTCGAGATTGAGGGACAGGACGCGAATCGCTTCATCGGTCGGGAAATCGGCGACGAGGTCGACGGCGGCGCCGTTGGACTGACCGGCTGCACGCTCGAGATCACCGGCGGCTCCGACGAGGCCGGGCGCCCGATGCGCCCCGGCGTCGCCGGCTCCGGTCTCGACGACGTCCTCGCGACCGGGGGCGTCGGCTACAACCCCGACCGCGACGGCGAGCGACGCCGCATCAGCGTGCGCGGGCGAGAGGTCTCCGACGCGACCGTCCAGATCAACGTGAAGGTCGTCGAGACGGGCGAGCAGTCCGTCGCGGAGCTCCTCAGCGAGGGCGAGGAGTCCGAGGACGACGAGTAG
- a CDS encoding dihydroorotase, which produces MRVIRDATLADGRVRDVRLADDGTIDVVGEALDGETTIDADGRLLLPGALDVHVHFRQPGASQKETWATGSRSAAAGGVTTVVDQPNTDPPTTSGDAFDGKEAFADDSLVDYGINGGVTDDWDPDSLFARPLFALGEVFLADSTGEMGIDADLFADAVARAADAGVPVTVHAEDATEFDESVLPRSTETRAESDSEPGAGARERDDVAAWSAYRTADAEIAAAERTVEVAGDADAQVHLAHTSTPEAVDIAREGGLTCEVTPHHLFRSTDDYEELGTFGRMNPPLRSEDRRERLFERLVDGRVDVVATDHAPHTRAEKDADVWNAPSGVPGVETMVPLLLAATRETELTVERVRDVTARNPADIFGVESKGRVAEGYDADLALYDLDDATEIAGADLHSKCGWTPFEGDAGVFPEWTMRRGAVVWDAAAESFGDANGENVRGSDQ; this is translated from the coding sequence ATGCGCGTGATTCGCGACGCGACGCTCGCGGACGGCCGAGTCCGCGACGTCCGCCTCGCCGACGACGGCACCATCGACGTCGTCGGCGAGGCCCTCGACGGCGAGACGACGATCGACGCCGACGGACGACTCCTCCTCCCGGGCGCGCTCGACGTCCACGTCCACTTCCGCCAGCCGGGCGCGAGCCAGAAGGAGACGTGGGCGACCGGGAGTCGCTCGGCGGCCGCCGGCGGCGTCACCACCGTCGTCGACCAGCCGAACACCGACCCGCCGACGACGTCGGGCGACGCCTTCGACGGGAAGGAGGCGTTCGCGGACGACTCGCTCGTCGACTACGGCATCAACGGCGGCGTCACCGATGACTGGGACCCGGACTCGCTGTTCGCGCGGCCGCTGTTCGCGCTCGGCGAGGTCTTCCTCGCGGACTCGACGGGCGAGATGGGGATCGACGCCGACCTCTTCGCGGACGCCGTCGCGCGCGCCGCCGACGCGGGCGTCCCCGTCACCGTTCACGCCGAGGACGCGACGGAGTTCGACGAGAGCGTGCTGCCACGCAGCACGGAGACGCGAGCGGAGAGCGATAGCGAGCCGGGAGCGGGCGCGAGAGAGCGCGACGACGTGGCCGCGTGGAGCGCCTACCGCACGGCCGACGCCGAAATCGCCGCCGCCGAGCGCACCGTCGAGGTCGCGGGCGACGCCGACGCGCAAGTCCACCTCGCGCACACCTCGACGCCCGAAGCCGTCGATATCGCCCGTGAGGGCGGCCTCACCTGCGAAGTGACGCCCCACCACCTCTTCCGCTCGACCGACGACTACGAGGAGTTGGGGACGTTCGGCCGGATGAACCCACCACTCCGAAGCGAGGACCGCCGCGAGCGCCTCTTCGAGCGCCTCGTCGACGGGCGCGTCGACGTCGTCGCGACCGACCACGCGCCACACACGCGCGCGGAGAAGGACGCGGACGTCTGGAACGCGCCCTCGGGGGTGCCGGGGGTCGAGACGATGGTGCCGCTCCTCCTCGCCGCCACCCGGGAGACGGAGCTCACCGTCGAGCGCGTCCGGGACGTCACCGCGCGGAACCCCGCCGATATCTTCGGCGTCGAGTCGAAGGGGCGGGTCGCCGAGGGCTACGACGCCGACCTCGCGCTCTACGACCTCGACGACGCCACCGAAATCGCGGGCGCGGACCTCCACTCGAAATGCGGGTGGACCCCGTTCGAGGGCGACGCGGGCGTCTTCCCCGAGTGGACGATGCGTCGCGGCGCCGTCGTCTGGGACGCCGCCGCGGAGTCGTTCGGTGACGCGAACGGGGAGAACGTACGCGGATCCGACCAGTAG
- a CDS encoding universal stress protein — MIDTVVVATDGSESVGRAVDVALDLARRFDATVYALSVVNESEVTNAPEDVREDLSSELEARAEDALADVSERAEQSVTTAVREGRPADEILTYAREVEADVVATGTRGRHGENRLLIGSVAERVVRSSPIPVLTVRQLGEDEAA, encoded by the coding sequence ATGATAGACACCGTGGTCGTCGCGACCGACGGTTCGGAGAGCGTCGGGCGGGCGGTCGACGTCGCGCTCGACCTCGCGCGGCGCTTCGACGCCACCGTGTACGCCCTCTCGGTGGTGAACGAGAGCGAGGTGACGAACGCGCCGGAGGACGTCCGCGAGGACCTGTCGTCGGAACTCGAAGCGCGCGCCGAGGACGCGCTCGCGGACGTCTCGGAGCGCGCCGAGCAGTCCGTCACCACGGCGGTCCGCGAGGGCCGCCCCGCGGACGAGATCCTCACGTACGCCCGCGAAGTCGAGGCGGACGTCGTCGCCACCGGGACGCGCGGCCGGCACGGCGAGAACCGCCTCCTCATCGGTTCGGTCGCCGAGCGCGTCGTCCGGTCGTCGCCGATTCCCGTCCTCACCGTCCGCCAACTCGGCGAGGACGAAGCGGCGTAA
- a CDS encoding YihY/virulence factor BrkB family protein, producing MSDVSVARVREAALATVAVVRDRNLTFVAGAIAYAAFVSLVPLLVLVFALAAAIRGPGAADAVVATLQGFLSPNAADLLRNALASKTGAFGTSLFGVALLAWSALKVFRGLNTAFAVVYGTEDAGFVDAVRDGAVALACLAVAAVALVGIGVVLTLVVDQLLLDLLGPVLLLGGLTVAFAPLYYVLPDTETTLQEALPGAFVAAAGWLGLGVGFRAYVAYAGANQAYGVLGGVMLLLTWLYVAALVLLVGAVVNAVLAGRLADDGGNAVGDDDGD from the coding sequence ATGAGTGACGTCTCGGTCGCGCGCGTCCGCGAGGCGGCGCTGGCGACGGTCGCGGTCGTCCGCGACCGGAACCTCACGTTCGTCGCGGGCGCCATCGCGTACGCCGCGTTCGTCTCGCTCGTCCCGCTCTTAGTGCTCGTCTTCGCGCTCGCCGCCGCGATACGCGGCCCCGGTGCCGCGGACGCCGTCGTCGCGACGCTCCAGGGCTTCCTCTCGCCGAACGCCGCCGACCTCCTGCGGAACGCGCTCGCGAGCAAGACCGGCGCGTTCGGCACGTCGCTCTTCGGTGTCGCCCTCCTCGCGTGGAGCGCGCTCAAGGTGTTTCGGGGGTTGAACACGGCGTTCGCGGTCGTCTACGGGACGGAGGACGCCGGGTTCGTCGACGCCGTCCGGGACGGCGCGGTCGCGCTCGCGTGCCTCGCCGTCGCCGCCGTCGCGCTCGTCGGCATCGGCGTCGTGCTCACGCTCGTCGTCGACCAACTCCTCCTCGACCTCCTCGGCCCCGTCCTGTTGCTCGGCGGCCTCACGGTGGCGTTCGCGCCGCTCTACTACGTCCTCCCGGATACCGAGACGACCCTGCAAGAGGCGCTCCCCGGCGCGTTCGTGGCCGCCGCCGGCTGGCTCGGCCTCGGCGTCGGCTTCCGCGCGTACGTCGCGTACGCCGGCGCGAATCAGGCGTACGGCGTGCTCGGCGGTGTCATGCTCCTCCTGACGTGGCTCTACGTCGCCGCGCTCGTCCTCCTCGTCGGCGCGGTCGTGAACGCCGTGCTCGCCGGCCGCCTCGCCGACGACGGGGGGAACGCCGTCGGCGACGATGACGGCGACTGA
- a CDS encoding phosphate-starvation-inducible PsiE family protein — MDVDVDTAVGLSERLMRYLETVAAFVLVGLFAVGVFDFLLQIVDLVRTGEIAQTDAIIGLIDEILLLFIIVEIFQTVVAYAQEKSVIRIVIAAGLIAVARKIISFHAGDYASATEAAVSAAGYAGLLLALVAALYVVQRTNVATPTEQDV; from the coding sequence ATGGACGTGGACGTCGATACGGCCGTCGGGCTCTCCGAGCGACTGATGCGCTACCTCGAAACCGTCGCGGCGTTCGTGCTCGTCGGGCTGTTCGCGGTCGGCGTCTTCGACTTCCTCCTCCAGATCGTCGACCTCGTGCGGACGGGCGAAATCGCGCAGACGGACGCCATCATCGGCCTCATCGACGAGATCCTCCTCCTCTTCATCATCGTCGAAATCTTCCAGACCGTCGTCGCGTACGCACAGGAGAAGAGCGTCATCCGCATCGTCATCGCCGCGGGCCTCATCGCGGTCGCGCGGAAGATCATCAGCTTCCACGCGGGCGACTACGCGTCCGCGACGGAGGCCGCCGTCTCCGCAGCCGGCTACGCCGGCCTCCTGCTCGCGCTCGTCGCCGCGCTCTACGTCGTCCAGCGCACGAACGTCGCGACGCCGACCGAGCAGGACGTCTAA
- a CDS encoding GNAT family N-acetyltransferase, with protein MTDETAGDGDEPPGPFPVPPLSFEDAEGHDISVRPLFAADDADVEALVEMYVDFDPSMRAQGIPPTGESRVRDWLETLVDGDDGYNVVAWDGDDAVGHATLVPDGDAGYELAIFVHQDYQGCGIGTRLIRTLLGYGAENGVGDVWLTVERWNHAAVALYEKVGFETTNAESFELEMAMHLAEAQTESTG; from the coding sequence ATGACAGACGAGACCGCAGGCGACGGGGACGAACCCCCCGGCCCGTTCCCCGTCCCGCCGCTCTCCTTCGAGGACGCCGAAGGCCACGACATCAGCGTCCGGCCGCTCTTCGCGGCCGACGACGCGGACGTCGAGGCGCTCGTCGAGATGTACGTCGACTTCGACCCGAGCATGCGCGCGCAGGGCATCCCCCCGACCGGCGAGTCACGCGTGCGCGACTGGCTGGAGACGCTCGTCGACGGCGACGACGGCTACAACGTCGTCGCGTGGGACGGCGACGACGCCGTCGGGCACGCGACGCTCGTCCCGGACGGCGACGCCGGCTACGAACTCGCCATCTTCGTCCATCAGGACTACCAGGGCTGTGGCATCGGCACGCGACTCATCCGCACGCTCCTCGGCTACGGCGCCGAGAACGGCGTCGGGGACGTCTGGCTGACGGTCGAGCGCTGGAACCACGCGGCCGTCGCGCTCTACGAGAAAGTCGGCTTCGAGACGACGAACGCGGAGAGCTTCGAGCTGGAGATGGCGATGCACCTCGCCGAGGCTCAGACGGAGAGCACGGGCTGA